The Brassica napus cultivar Da-Ae chromosome C1, Da-Ae, whole genome shotgun sequence DNA segment aagaagaaatgttttGCAAGACTTGCAGAAAGAGAGTATGAAACGTGTTTAGAAGATGGAAAGAAAGTGGAAATGAACCGGCTTTAATAGATGAAAACAGAAGGAGATCGTGTTAGATAGGAGATTTTAATTAGCTTTACTCTTTCAGTTGGTTTAACATGAGTTGACATGTATCTAACTTATTAAGAACAAGCATATTCACTAACCACAACTAACTCTAACAAGCACTTATTCATCACACTCATATTCACTAACCACAACCTAACTCTAACCAGCATTTATTCCAGACAAAAGCAATAAAGAGTAAAGCAAGAAAATTGAATCAAGTAAAGAGAAGTGGAGTAATCGTACCATCACCAGTAAGCATACTTCACCAGAAACAGAATCCTCTGAAACGAGTGTTGATCTTCTTCAGGGACTTTCAAGACAAATCGACTGAGACATAGACATCACAAAACATCAGAACCGAACACATCACTTCACAGAAAGAAAAAGCTATCAttttcaattcagttcaagaaCCACATCACTGAAACCACAACTTCTCTTACAGATACATATAATTCATTCAAAGATCAACAATCATTGGAACCGAGAATCATACTTCCATGTGTGTACTAGCATATGTGAGTATAAATACCTGATATGAAGGAGCAAAATCATCATCGCTTGAATCAAGAGGATTAAGAGGTTTCTCCTCAGTACCCATTACTACACAAATCAACAAGAGAAGAGATTAATTACACACAACCTTAATAATATCCCCCACAAAATTGAAATAGTGTCTCCACCATAAGAAGAAGGCTAACCTTAGCAAATACAAACCGAAACCTCAGGAGCTCTATACCAAATCGTAACAATCTCATGAGTATAAGACTTCACCGGAACAGTGAAAGCACGAGAGAGAGGTCGCCGACGACAACGAGGTCGCTGACAAGAGCCACCGCGGGTGACGTCGCGGAGGAGAGCAGAGCGACCGAGAGGGAGAGAATCGTTTCGGGAGAGGAATCGAGAAAGAGATAAGCTGAAATGGTTGAACTGAGGGAGAGAACCGTTTCGGGAGAGGAATCCAGAGAGAGGAATTGAGAGAGAGATAAACTGAGGGAGAGAACCGTTTCGAGAGAGGAATCGAGAGAGAGATAAACCTCTCCTCCACCCACTCAGTTTTCGACAAACTCTGCCTTAGATCATCCAAAACGGAACTGAGTGAACAAACAATTGAAGGCCCCGACGGAGAGAAGacgaagagaaaaagaagagaaactgAAGGCGGAGAGAACAAagtcgaaaagaaaaaagagagaaaaagaaaaagaaaaagcatTTATTATTCAGGTTTGCCTACATGCTGACACGTGGCCTTTTACTTTGGCTAAGAAACGATGCCGAAAAGCACAGATTAAGGATCGATTATTAGAgttaattttagttttgatttaattaaatgctgtTATTTCTTTAAAACCCCATTAAGATACCTATTATGCCCTCGACGAGATCGGAGGCCCCTCGTGTATAATATTGGTCCCATATTATACACACGCTTCTGGATTCTTAACTCACACGTGTATAAACATCATTACCGTTGGTCAAAGCTCCTGTCAAAACCACAGATCTAACGGTTACGACATTTGACCGAGCAAGACACTCAAACAcgagctttgatttttgacTCAAGACCAACAAATATTAGTTGAATCTCTCAGTATATTTGACCCCAAAAATGATCCCATTCAAAAATTTCacataaattagaaaaataaaaaatgatattatttattGTATACATAAACACAATTTAACTATAACAAAAGagtatacaaaatataaaataatcaatgtagataaaattattttattttatattagatttttaaacATGATCTACAAAAAATGGACATGGAACAAATACtatcaaaaatttcaaaatttgagattttttctttattttatgaatatttattttatcgatttgtttttttcttctgaaaagatacatatatttaaaaatccaaatatatacatatgtttgtgaatttttatagatatttgtATATTTCATCCGCTTTATTTAatgcaaataatattttaaaaactatacaactatgtttttataatatttttacatgatataaaataaaaaatttaattatatttcataaatttaagcataattaaattatttagaaaaagtaaagaaaaactTATAGTTTacatacaaaaattattttacttttttatttgatacttgtataagtaatatatttgaataaaatttaagaaatcaTATGCTGgaataatagttatattaacttatatatttaatatagtatatctaataaaacaaatgtacgctttttaaaattttaattttaatatttatattttattatgtttttaatggATATGATTTATAATATCGATTTTGCTTAGATATTCAGATTTTTTGAATCAAAACGAATTTTGAAGATATCATATACAACCGTACGAGCTTCTATAATTAATTGTTTCCTCTAGAATTTGACCGAAGATAGTATAGAGGAAGTATCtagtttatgattttatatttcgttttaacatgttttatacaGAGTACTATAGCATATATCCAGTCATCCAGATATACATGAAACTGTCATGTCCGGCGAATATTTAGGACCGAATGTTTTTTCTTAACATTGTAAAGAGAATATTATGAagagaactaaaaaaaaaaggttgaagGGTGACGCAAGCGTGCGTTTGACTCTGTCTTTAAAACCACCTCCACTCACTTCCTTCCCCACCTTTCACTTACCGATACCAtctcttcatcatcatccttCTCTCCGCATCCCTCTTTCAACTTTTATTTTCCCGCATTTTGCTCGCAGCATTTTTACGAAACCCAGAAATCAATGGGAACCGAGACGTACATTACGGTTCCTAGCTTCTTCAAGTGTCCAATATCTCTCGACGTGATGAGATCTCCCGTTAGTCTCTGCACCGGCGTTACTTACGACCGTGCAAGTATCCAGCGGTGGCTCGACGGAGGCAACAACACTTGTCCCGCCACTATGCAGGTTCTCCGAACTAAGGAGTTTATCCCCAATCTCACCCTTCAACGACTAATCAAAGCCTGGTCTGATTCCGTCGGCCGTTACGCCGCCGCTTCTCCGCCTCCGGATCCGACGTTGAAAGAGGTGAATGAGTCGTTGCGGAGACTGAGCCTCGAGAAGGACGACGAGATTCGTCTGGAGATTTTGGTTAGATTCGTGAAGGATTCGGACGCGAACAGAACGTTTCTCTCGGCGAGAAAGGATCTCGTACCAATGCTCGTCGATATCATCGCCGGAGGGACACGCACGACGACGAAGATCAAGCTAGTTCTTCTCGCGATTAAGATTTTAGATAGTATAATCAAGGGAGGGAGTGAGGAAGATCGGAAACGGTTATCGAATCTAATGTTAACAAACGGTGGCGGCGATTGCTTAACGGAGATTCTCCTCGCGATCCAGCGCGGGAATCTGGAATCGAAAATCGAATCCGTTAGGGTTTTGGAGGTCATCTCCTCCTTAGACACGCAATCGAAGCTAATAATCGCAGAGCGCGACGAGATTCTCACGGAGGTGATCACATTCATCAGCACAGAGTCAGATCCTTCCTTGATCGAAGCGAGTTTATCATTCCTAATCACGATCGCAAAATCGAAACGAGTGAGATCGAAACTAATCGCCGCGAAAACGATCACGAAGATCAAAGACATTCTCCTAACGGAAGAGACACCAAGCGTCGCCGTGACAGAGAAATCGCTGAAACTGTTGGAGACTCTGACGTCGAAGCGAGAAGGTAGATCGGAGATTTGCCGCGGAGACGGAGGCAGGTGCGTGGAAGGAGTGGTGAGGAAGCTGTTGAAAGTCTCGACGACGGCGACGGAGCACGCCGTTACGATTTTGTGGTGTCTCTGCTACGTGTTCGGGGAAGATAAGAGGGTGAAGGAGACGGTGGAGAGAAGTAACGGCGTGACGAAGCTTTTGGTTGTGATACAGAGCAACTGCTCGCCGATGGTGAGGCAAATGGCGAAAGATGTGATTAAGGTTTTGAAGGTTAAACCATCTGCTTCCGATTTGGTTGCATACGAGACCAAGACCACTCATATTATGCCATTTTGACTTTTACTAATGTATAAAAATGTTATCAGCTATTTTGAACGTAGATAATGTAAACCATaccaagaaattttttttgttagtgcGGATCAATTTCACAAATATTCAATTTTGGTTTCGCCTGATTTGATTAAGAACTATACgatgatttttctatatttcaaaaatttattatgtgTTCAACACGCATTTAACGGTAAAAATGGTTTTAAGGGATAGGGTATTTTTAAATTCCTATCATACTTAAAATATTAGTCATTCAAAGTGGCGTATTTTAATAGGCGTAAAGTTatagtataattttatagtagGGAAGGGATCAATCAAGTGACTTATCATATCAtctgattattttgatttgttagCTGAGGCTATGTATGAAATTTGTATTGGCTAAACACCCACAGTTTTGCTGCAATCAAATTCAAATGACAGCTTCGTGTACtaataagaataaaattatGGGAAAATTGGAAATATGGAACAAAAATACAAGTAGATTGTCCATTTGCCATAATATGAATTATAAGTTGTCCCAATGCCATAATTTTTTCTGTAAACCCAATTAAAtccctaatctatttttttaaacgtttttgttaatttaattatttaaaaaaaaagaaaaaacaaaatttaaaaaagattttgttaatttaattattaaaaaaaaatgcaaaagagAAAAATTGACAAagcccgacgaaccctaattgTTGCCTCCTCCTTTGGCGATAGAGAGAAAAGACGATTTGAAGTGCTCCAAAAGGGGATCTCGCCGTCGCCGGTGTCCTTCTGGCCGGTAATACTCCACCGGtgttctttttcttctcaaTCGAAGTCTCAGAGACCTCGTCTCACTTCGCGACTCGTTCTCAAGTAAGTCGCCGAAGACCACTGAAGCTCGTACCTCGCCGATAACTAAACTCGTGCCTCACCGCTCCGCTCTCACTCTCTCAGGCATAGTTTCAAGCAAACCAATCGATTCTCCTCAGGTTTGTCTATGAATTTTTTGCATGTCTGTGTATTTTTTACTTGAGCTTTTTTAAGAGCGATTTTGACTGTCATAAGTTTCGATTTTTGTTTCTGTGAATTATTTAGGCTTCAATCTTATCAAAGTTTCCTACTTTTTTGAGCtttggttaaattgtttttgtaGCAACCGATCTCTTGTAACTCTTGTTTTATCTTGTGACTTGTATTATGATgcatttgttttatgaatattgACTGTAGGGATTGTGTTTCTTTCATTGTTCACAGGTATGACAATTGATCAGTTGCCTAAATGCTTATTCAAATAGGGAACTGAAACACAAGTTGAGAAGGTCAACAACAGTTGTCGAACTTCCATACTTGCGAAGGTGGCGAAGTACTGTCCAGACGAGTACAAAGAAGTGTCGGAGGATCCGCTATTTGCTCAGGTTGTGGCCATTTATGTACACAAGCTTCAGTTTTCGGAAAGAGCGATCCACACCTTCGTTTGTAAGCAGCTTCTGACCGCAAAGCGTCATGAGTTGTGGTTCCATTATGCTAGGAGGCCTCTCAGATTTTCAATGCAAGAATTCTATGCGATCACAGGTCTGAATTACAATGACGAGCCTGACTTGGAGATTGATGACTAGGAATATGATGGAGGGTTTTGGAGTAAGTTGCTAAggagacaaaaaaatatttcggTTCAGCAAATCAGGAAGGTGCATGTGAAGTTGTGTAATACCTGGTCTCGTGTTGATAGGCTGAGGTTGGTGTATTTGTGTGTGATTGCTGGTATTCTTATGGCGAAGGATGAAAAGGTGTGGATCCCACACAAGTATATCAAGCTCGTGATGGACTTCGAGAAGATGAGGAAATATCTGTGGGGTCTTCACTCTTTTGATATGCTGGTGAGTTCCATTATCAAATCTATGGATAAAGTGAAGACGTAAAACAGTTATGTCGTAGATGGATTCTCGTATGCACTTCAGATTTGGTTGATGGAGGCTGTTTCGGACATTGGGTCTCTTTTGGGTCAGAAACTGAGAAAAGGCGTAACTACCATGAGGTTCAAGAATTGGAAAGGATCTGCTAAGATTTCCTATGAGGATATTATTACCATAGAGTCTAATTTTGCATCCACCGTAAGTTCTGTTTCCTTTAGTTGATGTTATTGATGTCCATAGTTCTTAAATTGTTGCGTCTTTAAccttttttaaattgtttattttttgtaggGAGATGTGTTTCCATGCATTTCTACGTCTGGAAATTTCAAAGACGTGATTACTGATGCTGAGTTTGCTCGACCCTCTGAGATGAAGGATGAAAGAGTCGATCTAATCATTGACATGCAGCGAAATAAGTATGACTGGAGTAAGCATGTTTGGGCTTATAAGGAAACAGTAAAACCATTTCAGTACAGTTCTGAGGAAGATGGTTCAGATGAAGAAGCGGATGTAGAGACAAGTGATACTGAAATTGAAGACGAAATAGAAAGCACCCGTGTGTCTCCTACTaagaagaggaagaacaggTTTCGGGATACTGGTGCCGAGTCAAGGAAGAAGAGGTTACTTTGCCAAAGATCAACCGAAAAATATAGAGATCttgaagaggaaatgaagtCCTATATCCAGAGTATGTTTAACTCTTCTTTTACTGCCTTAGAGCTCGAGGTACGCGAGGTTATTCAAGACCGCTTTATCAAATTAGAGGAGAAGATCCTTTCATCTCAGACTCAGGGTGGTGCGCCTGCTAATACTCAGACTCGTGGTGCTGATCCGTTTTGGACTCCTTCTGCTGCTATTGCTCCGGCTTCGGTTTCTGCTCGTGCTCCTGCTCCTACTCCGGCTTCTACCGAAGCTCCTGCTTCGGTTTCTACTAGTGGTCTGGCTCCTTCTCGCAGTGAAGCTTCTGCTCCTTATCACAATCGAGCTTCTGCGACTGCTCACACTGGTGGTCCTGCGAATGCTGCGAAGACAAGGTCTCAGACAAAGGTAAACAAGAAGTAGATCTTTTTTCATGTCTTcggtttctgttttattttcatGTCTTCGGttgcttttctttttcatgTACTCGGTTGATATTCTTGCGGTTTGTAATATTATTGTAAGGATGATGTTGTCTTTGCTGTGTGTAATATTTATGTAAGGATGATGTTTTGGATCATGTGTGTAATATTATTGTAAGGATGGATGTCTTTCTTtgtaaaatatttcttttaaaattattaatgtcatgttttgtgttttataACCAGGATGCAGACTTGTCTGATGTGTTTGCCAGCTTATTTAGCACCTTAGATGTCAATGTAGGGACCCAAGAGCACTTACAGAAGACAATGGGCAACCTTACACAAGAGTCAAATGTTGACGGTTTTGATCCATCTCAAGACAAGCAGTCCGAAGGACCTTCTGCTTTCACTACGCCAATGACTTCTTTTCGGCCTGAGATCTTCAAAACACCATTCTTGATTGATAGTGATGATCTAGAAGTCTGTTGCAAAGCCAAAGACTACGAATTGGTTTTCCTTCCAGAAGACAAACGGGCCAAACTAATTGAATGACCTTGAATCCCACGTAAGTTGTATTTGAATTGTTTTActtatttttctcaaatctaccTCATAAACATCATCACACCAATGCTTTCTCTTTACAGAGTACTTCAGATTGGGCCATCTACATTTGATGCAGAGTTAGCTTCACGGATAAGTGGGCCTAATATTTGGTTGAAGAACTTTGTGAGTTTAGCTCAGAATTATTTTGCAGATTGAATTTTGTTGTTGGTTCTCATTCCTAAACAAAATTGTATTGTCTTTTTTAGGACATGGACGCCATGATGTATTTGTTTCGGGAAAAAACCGCATTGCGTTGGTGGAGGCCAGACCGAGTCGCATTTTTGAACTGTATGTTCAGTAATCAGATCACCACGGCCTATGGCAAGTTTGATGGAAACAGGAGAGGGTACAAAATCGACGACAATTTTCTCGAGTATGGAAGAGGTGAGCTTCCATATAATGGAAGCACAGGTTCAGTATGGAGCGTTGACGTCGATCGTCTCTACATCCCTATATGTGTTAACCAAATCCACTGGATCTCTATTTACGTCAATCTTGTGAACCGGACAGTTGATGTCTTCGATTGTGGGGGTAAGGAGAACAACAGGGTCGTGGAAACTTTTACCGTCCTCATTCCACGAATCGTCAAGGCTGTCCAGTCGCCAGAGAGGAAGAAAGATTTCAATGTGAAACAGTATACTGTTTCATATGTCCCCATGCGCGGCCTAAACATGAATGGTAATGATTGTGGTGCTTACTCGTTGAAGTTCATAGAGTGCCATCTACTTGGCTTAGATTTCTCTTTGGTGAATGACGAGAACATCAAAGAAGCCCGACACAAGATAGCGTATGATCTTTGGGAAGCAGCAAATGATGAGGTCTTGTAGTCTCGGATGTCCACATTTAAGCCTCCAAAGCGTTTTCTGGTGAAACCTGTTGACCTCGGTTGAGTTTATGATGTTTTTGCTTGATGCTCTTAGATTTCAAGTTTGTTTCATCTTTGGGTTTAAGACATGGTTATTTGATTCTTACATTACTCTTATTGTTATGGAATTATTGCTTTGCTACTATTTTACTGTTTTATGAATTACTTTTAGGAAATAAATCACATAGGGTGTATACCCTGAACCCTAAAataccataaaccctaaattagcTATGATTCATACCCTAAAACCTAAAGTAACTATGATTCATACCTAAACCCTTAATTAGCTATGATtcataccctaaatcctaaattaaCTATGAttcataccctaaaccctaaattagtTTGGATTCATATCAAAAACTTTAATATAGATAGGTTTCAAATACAATACCCTAAATCACATAAAGAAtggataataattttttgtttaaaaattaagaattaaGTATATTAACATGACGATTTTATAGATTATTAAGTTatagttataaaaattagtattttcaaattttgtctTCATTTAGTTCTCAGATGTCGATTTTAGTGTATTAGGGTGTAGTATTTTAGCAGCCAATATAAGGGTTATAGAGTATAACCGTTTATGGTTTATACCCACTAGGCCCACCCGAAAGTTCTTAAAACCCGACCCTAAACCCGGATCCACACACCCCCCAAACACgtgattttcttttcatttgtcgaaacttaataaaataaagttGAGAGAAAAGGGGATTAGGGTTCTTTGTCTGCGAATCATGTGAATCTCGAAACGAAATCACAATGACCAGTTCGTCGACTTCTTCTGCTCATTTTCCTCGAATCTCTAATCATGGTGTGCCCACAAGATGTTTGTGTGGCGAGGGTATAACCACTTTTGGTTCATCGACGGCGGAGAATAGGTATTGACGATTCTACAGATGCAAAATCGCAAAAGATGTAAGTCCATGTTTCGATTTCGTGTTGCAGTTAAAACCATACTAACTGATTTTTGGTTTCTTTTGCGATAGAGAAAAACTGAGAATCATCTATTTAAATGGATTGATGAAGCTTTGATTGACGAGATACGGATGGTAGATGCAAAACATGAGAGAGTTGCTCAAGAGATTACGAAGTTTGAAGAAAGGGTTATGGAAAAAGTGAAGTCCGAGATTGTTAGAGTTGAAGCTGAGATGTCGGAAAAGCTCAAAGAGAAGGTGAACTTGGAGATTGCTAGAGTTGCACAGGAGATGAAACAGAAGCTAAAGATTGCGACGGTGGCTATTGTTGTTGTGGGAGCAATCGTAGGAATATGGACTTCTCTTACTGTCTGAGCAAGTTCTAGTGATTGGTTGCTTGTTGTCTGAGTTTGATGGGTTCAAGATAGCTTAAGTTTACATTATTGTTTTCATTATGATCGACTATAATACACTTAATGGCTTCTTGTTGACTTTTGGTTGCTGACTATTATCAGCTTCAGTTCACAATCTAATACTTATCGTTTGTTTTCTGTTGTTTCAAAGCTAATAGCTTCAGTTTATTGCTTCAGTTCACAATCTTCTTGTATGAGTTTATTGGGTATGAAAGAGATTAATGTTGCAGTAAATTGCAGTAAAAATACGAGAGGGATAACAAGATGTCTAATATCCATAACGAAGAACAATTAAATCCAAAACCAAGCAAAACAAGTTAATCAAGTAACCAACACCATAATGAAAAACAAGCTAATCAAAAGCAAGAAGATCCAAAACAACGAAATGGCTAAATAACTCTGTCACATGTAGCTCTGTTATGATTCTCTTCGCCACATCGACTGCATCTGCGCCTCTTTTTTTCTTGAGCTCCTTGCGATGAACGGAGTTTGTCTTCAACCGTCTCGTATCTgcgctttcttctccttcctgctcctcttcttgattcaGGAGGTACCATATTAGCATTCCGAACATCATCTGGAACAACCCAACTATCCTCAGGAACACCTATTGGATTGATAGTTTCTTGATAAGTTGTTCTCCAAGTGGAAGTCGTGTACATGTCATCCGTTAGTGAGGATGGGGCTCGACCAACTGTTAAACCAGCCTTGATTGCGTGTCTACATGGGATTTTCAGTAGGTCGTATTTCCCACATGAGCAGGTTCTTCTGTCTAAATCAACCAGGTAGTCGATTGTATCTCTGCGAACCAAAAAACGGTACTCGTCAACTGGCTGCACCAGAAACGTTTTACCTTTATTAAGCTGCCTGTCTATCTTTTTTTCGATGGCAATAGTTAATGGTTTTTTGTGCTTCCTGCTTCGTGTGCGGCGTTCGAAGAACCAACGGGTCAGCATTTCTCTGATGCTATCCAACAAAGGAATGACTGGATACTCTATTGGTGTGCGCAAAGCAGAGTTTATTGATTCAGCTGGGTTTGTCGTCCTGATGTCATACCTGAATCCTGGAAACTGACAGCGAGCCCACTTTGTAACATCTGCATCTATTAAATATTTTCCAATAGCTGGACTAATATTGCACACAGCTTGGAATCGCTTTTGAAAATCAATGACTCTATAAGCTTTAGAAGCTTTTGCAATCAATCCAGCCAGTCTCTTTCCTCTGTAATGTGTGACcacattattcaacaaatgGTGGATGCAAATTCCATGTTGAGAAAGAGGATGCACATTCTCTATTGCCTTACAAAGTGAGGCATTTCTGTCTGACACAAAAGCTAGAGAATGCTCGTCCGCAACAACAACCTTTAGCTGTCTCATAAACCAATCCCATGAACAATCATTTTCTGAGTCCACAACCGCAAACGCAACAGGATACAAGTTAGAGTTTCCATCTAAAGTTGTCGCAGCAAGTAATACCCCTTTGTATTTGCTATTCAAAAATGTCTCATCAACAACAAGAACTTGTCGCATGGCTGTCTGAAAACCTCGTACTGATTGGCCAAACGAAACGAAGAGAAATCTGAATCTACCATCAACATCGGTTTCATAAAACGTATGCGTTCCTTGATTAGCTTTTCTCAGCATGTGCAAGTACTTTGGAATTTTTCCAAAACTCTTCTCCGGCATACCTCTAATCATGCTAATTGCAAACTCCCGAGCATCCCATGCTAAGGACTTAGATATCTCGCATCCATGTTCCATCCTTATAATCTGTATGACATCATTATTTTTGGGACCTTCTTTCACACCATCATACCTATGCATTATTAGACCGCCAATTGTTTTTGCAGAAGCTGTCCGACCACCATTATTCATACTCGACGCAGCGCATGTATGATCCGCCACATATTTTTTGATGATGAAATATGTGGAACCTGATAACCCCTCAGCCCGAACACTCCATTTGCAAGGGTTGTATTTGCATCGGATGTACCAAAGTTTTCTGTTAGATTTCACAACTTTGTAATCGAAGTTATGCTTCATTGCTGACATTTCCAAAGCTGCTTTCAAcatggttttgttttgaaacgttTCACCCCTCTTCACAACATCCATCAAAGAAAACCGAACACTTTTTCCACTATCGTCTTCTTTTGCACTTATGGCgagaacatcatcttcttcatagCCGTTTGAGTTAGAATTATCTTCAACATCCTTGCTTGATTCAGATGAACTAACACTGTCATCTCGAGGTGGAAATGAGGAAGGTTCACCTTGCTCTCTGAAAGGCGAGTTAAATTCCTCATTATCAACCCCAATGTTTCCGTTGTTTCCACTGATAGGTGAAGTAGACACACACAACCTTGTAGAAGCTTTTCCACGTACATATGTAAGAAAATTTTTGACTTGCCGATCACTCTCAATGATAACTGGGGGACAGTCTATTGAACTGATTAACTCCATAGGTAAGTAGCTTAACTCAAGCTCGACAAGGTTTTGGTCAATTCCAAAATCTTCAAATACCATACGCCTTAGGTCTTCAAAG contains these protein-coding regions:
- the LOC106391484 gene encoding U-box domain-containing protein 29, whose product is MGTETYITVPSFFKCPISLDVMRSPVSLCTGVTYDRASIQRWLDGGNNTCPATMQVLRTKEFIPNLTLQRLIKAWSDSVGRYAAASPPPDPTLKEVNESLRRLSLEKDDEIRLEILVRFVKDSDANRTFLSARKDLVPMLVDIIAGGTRTTTKIKLVLLAIKILDSIIKGGSEEDRKRLSNLMLTNGGGDCLTEILLAIQRGNLESKIESVRVLEVISSLDTQSKLIIAERDEILTEVITFISTESDPSLIEASLSFLITIAKSKRVRSKLIAAKTITKIKDILLTEETPSVAVTEKSLKLLETLTSKREGRSEICRGDGGRCVEGVVRKLLKVSTTATEHAVTILWCLCYVFGEDKRVKETVERSNGVTKLLVVIQSNCSPMVRQMAKDVIKVLKVKPSASDLVAYETKTTHIMPF
- the LOC106393497 gene encoding uncharacterized protein LOC106393497 encodes the protein MELTSSFEDLRRMVFEDFGIDQNLVELELSYLPMELISSIDCPPVIIESDRQVKNFLTYVRGKASTRLCVSTSPISGNNGNIGVDNEEFNSPFREQGEPSSFPPRDDSVSSSESSKDVEDNSNSNGYEEDDVLAISAKEDDSGKSVRFSLMDVVKRGETFQNKTMLKAALEMSAMKHNFDYKVVKSNRKLWYIRCKYNPCKWSVRAEGLSGSTYFIIKKYVADHTCAASSMNNGGRTASAKTIGGLIMHRYDGVKEGPKNNDVIQIIRMEHGCEISKSLAWDAREFAISMIRGMPEKSFGKIPKYLHMLRKANQGTHTFYETDVDGRFRFLFVSFGQSVRGFQTAMRQVLVVDETFLNSKYKGVLLAATTLDGNSNLYPVAFAVVDSENDCSWDWFMRQLKVVVADEHSLAFVSDRNASLCKAIENVHPLSQHGICIHHLLNNVVTHYRGKRLAGLIAKASKAYRVIDFQKRFQAVCNISPAIGKYLIDADVTKWARCQFPGFRYDIRTTNPAESINSALRTPIEYPVIPLLDSIREMLTRWFFERRTRSRKHKKPLTIAIEKKIDRQLNKGKTFLVQPVDEYRFLVRRDTIDYLVDLDRRTCSCGKYDLLKIPCRHAIKAGLTVGRAPSSLTDDMYTTSTWRTTYQETINPIGVPEDSWVVPDDVRNANMVPPESRRGAGRRRKRRYETVEDKLRSSQGAQEKKRRRCSRCGEENHNRATCDRVI